A single genomic interval of Aegicerativicinus sediminis harbors:
- a CDS encoding SulP family inorganic anion transporter, whose translation MLKRIFPILDWLPNYKTSYLSGDVTAGLTVGIMLIPQGMAYAMIAGLPPVFGLYAALLPQVVYAIMGTSRQLAVGPVAMDSLLVASGLGALALSGIEEYISMAIFLALFMGTIQFALGLLRMGFLVNYLSKPVISGFTSAAAIIIGLSQLKHLLGTEIPSSSHIHTLIQNTIETLGTTNLITLGIGIIAIILIKVLRKVHKQIPGGLIAVMLGIGFVYFLNLESFDVKIVGSIPEGLPGFNIPTLEWSRVSELFPIAMTLALIAFMEAISVAKAVEERHDDYEVNANKELIALGSSNIIGSLFQSYPTTGGFSRTAVNDQAGAKTGLAAVISALIVGLTLLFLTPLFYYLPNAILAAVVMVAVFGLIDINYPKQLFKYRKDEFYLLLFTFTITLFVGIKEGILLGVLVSLLLLVYRTSKPHIAILGKISGTDYFRNIQRFEEAEIDNDLLILRFDAQIYFGNKDYFKQAVLKEIKSKGEGLIWVILNAEAINYIDSSAAHMLKQLLKELNENGITLVIAGATGPTRDILFSSRLVDDIGKDNLYVSTLEAYRSIKHETTIEPVHKQISLQNKM comes from the coding sequence ATGTTAAAACGAATTTTTCCAATTTTAGATTGGCTACCCAATTATAAAACTTCTTATTTATCGGGGGATGTAACAGCCGGCTTAACTGTTGGCATAATGTTGATACCCCAAGGTATGGCCTATGCCATGATTGCTGGATTACCACCTGTTTTTGGGCTCTATGCGGCTTTACTACCACAAGTTGTGTATGCAATTATGGGCACTTCCAGACAATTGGCGGTCGGGCCAGTTGCTATGGATTCCCTTCTTGTGGCTTCTGGCTTAGGTGCTTTGGCACTATCAGGGATTGAAGAATATATTTCAATGGCCATTTTTTTGGCCCTATTTATGGGGACAATACAGTTTGCTTTGGGCTTACTGCGAATGGGGTTTTTAGTGAATTATCTTTCTAAACCTGTAATTAGTGGATTCACCTCTGCAGCTGCAATTATAATTGGCTTAAGTCAATTGAAACATTTGTTGGGTACTGAGATTCCATCAAGCAGTCATATACATACCCTTATTCAAAATACCATAGAAACATTAGGCACAACTAATTTAATTACTCTTGGCATAGGCATAATCGCGATAATATTAATTAAAGTTCTAAGGAAGGTACATAAGCAAATTCCTGGTGGACTAATTGCGGTAATGCTCGGAATAGGATTTGTTTACTTTTTAAACCTTGAATCTTTCGATGTAAAAATTGTAGGATCGATACCTGAAGGTCTACCCGGTTTTAATATACCTACCCTTGAGTGGTCTAGGGTTTCTGAACTTTTCCCAATTGCGATGACATTGGCCTTAATTGCTTTCATGGAAGCAATATCAGTAGCTAAAGCTGTGGAAGAACGGCATGATGATTATGAAGTTAATGCCAATAAAGAATTAATTGCCTTAGGAAGCTCTAACATAATAGGTTCCTTATTTCAATCTTATCCTACGACAGGGGGTTTTTCACGTACCGCCGTAAATGATCAGGCGGGAGCTAAAACAGGACTGGCAGCTGTAATTAGTGCACTTATTGTTGGATTAACCTTGTTATTCCTTACGCCACTTTTTTATTATTTGCCAAATGCCATATTAGCTGCAGTAGTTATGGTTGCAGTATTCGGATTAATCGATATTAATTATCCGAAACAATTGTTTAAATATAGAAAGGATGAGTTTTATCTATTATTATTCACTTTTACAATTACACTTTTTGTAGGCATAAAAGAGGGGATCTTATTGGGTGTTTTAGTTTCACTATTACTACTTGTATATCGAACTTCTAAGCCACACATAGCAATTCTAGGAAAAATATCTGGTACAGATTACTTTAGGAATATTCAGCGATTTGAAGAAGCTGAAATTGACAACGATTTATTGATTTTACGCTTTGATGCCCAAATCTATTTTGGAAATAAGGATTATTTCAAACAAGCTGTATTAAAAGAAATTAAATCCAAGGGAGAAGGTCTTATATGGGTAATATTAAATGCAGAGGCAATAAATTATATCGATAGTAGTGCAGCACACATGCTTAAACAATTACTTAAGGAACTAAATGAAAATGGTATTACATTGGTTATAGCCGGTGCAACTGGTCCGACGCGAGATATACTTTTTAGTAGTAGATTGGTTGATGACATTGGTAAAGACAATCTATATGTAAGTACCCTAGAGGCCTATCGCTCAATTAAACATGAGACTACCATTGAGCCGGTCCACAAACAAATTTCATTACAAAACAAGATGTAA
- a CDS encoding DMT family transporter, which yields MNNKAIVYMIFSAFAFTFLNVGVKYLESLSVNQIIFFRSLGTLFFTVPLIIKNRLPFFGNQKGLLLFRSAVGLTSMFFFFSALKYITVGTAVSLRYISPIFAAIFAIFLLKEKVKLLQWFCFLIAFGGVVVLRKFELDMDYTGLIMGLCSAFFAGLVYISIHMIGNRDHPVVVVNFFMLVSTIVGGIFTISNWTTPSVQEWLVLASLGISGYLAQLFMTKAFQIGETNVIAPLKYIEVVFSIILGVLWFGEIYSFITLLGIGLIIIGLAGNIYLKRKPKNS from the coding sequence ATGAATAATAAGGCAATTGTTTATATGATTTTTAGTGCTTTTGCATTTACATTTTTGAATGTTGGTGTTAAGTATTTGGAATCATTAAGTGTAAATCAAATCATTTTTTTTAGGTCGTTAGGGACACTCTTTTTTACAGTACCATTGATTATAAAAAATCGACTTCCATTTTTTGGTAACCAAAAAGGGTTGCTATTATTTAGAAGTGCAGTAGGACTGACGTCTATGTTCTTTTTCTTTTCCGCCTTGAAATATATAACTGTCGGTACTGCGGTTTCCCTAAGATATATTTCACCAATCTTTGCCGCAATTTTTGCCATTTTTTTATTGAAAGAGAAAGTAAAATTATTGCAATGGTTTTGTTTTCTTATAGCTTTTGGAGGAGTTGTGGTCCTGCGTAAGTTTGAACTCGATATGGATTATACTGGCCTAATAATGGGCTTGTGTTCTGCTTTTTTTGCTGGTTTAGTATATATAAGCATTCATATGATAGGGAATAGGGATCATCCTGTAGTGGTTGTAAATTTCTTTATGTTGGTTTCCACAATCGTTGGTGGGATATTTACAATTTCAAATTGGACTACACCAAGTGTGCAAGAATGGTTGGTGCTTGCTAGTCTTGGCATTTCAGGATATCTGGCACAATTGTTTATGACAAAAGCGTTTCAAATTGGTGAAACTAATGTTATTGCACCATTAAAATATATTGAAGTAGTTTTTAGTATTATCCTTGGAGTGTTGTGGTTTGGGGAAATTTATTCGTTCATTACCTTGCTCGGTATTGGACTTATAATAATTGGCTTGGCAGGAAACATTTATTTGAAACGCAAACCTAAAAATTCTTAA